AGCTCCCCATTATAGAGGAAACCAGCGAGCGTTTGTGCGTATCGATTGATACGGCCCGTGCCGCTTATCTGAAGCTCAAGGAGAAGGGGTATATTTCCCTGGTAAAAAATGCGGGCGCCACAGTAAAAGCAGCGTATGACGACAAGGAGACGGAGCGGTTTATCCAGACCTTTTTCTCCACGCGAAAAGACGCCATGATGGATTTGGGGAACTCCCTTGGGCCGCTTTTGGGCAATGCGCAGTGGCTGGGATTGAAATACGCCTCCCCACAGACGCTTGAGGCGATGGAGCGCCTTTTCAGGGAGGAGAAAACGGCGGCTCCTTTCGCAATGCTCAGTCACCTCAATCAAAAGTACTGCGCCCTTGGGAATTCTCTCCTCATGCATCTTGTCTGGCAGATGTTTATGTTTTTATATGATCCTTTTTTCTGTATAGAAGACAATCAGCGCTACTTTGATCCATCTGCCGATTACCTGCAGACTCTTCTGGCCCTGTGCCGCAAGAAGGACTGGTCCGGGCTGCGCTCCGCGGTGGACCGCTCCATCAAGCAGATTCCCTCAGCCCTTGCCTGGTTTTATGAGTCCAGAATCACCTTTCCGCCTCCGGAGGCGGAAACACCTTTCATCTGGAGTTCCTATAAAAAAAGCCAGCAGCTGTGCTACACCATTGCCATGGACATTCTGCTCTCCATCAGCCGGGGGATCTATCCCGCCGGGAGCCTGCTTCCCTCCCAGGAGGAGCTTGCCCGGCAAAGAGGCGTTTCCGTCAGTACAGTCCGCAGGGCGCTTGACCTGCTCTCCAGTGTCGGGGCGGTGAAGTCCGCCAAATATGTGGGTACACGGGTCCTGCCGCTGGATAAAGCTACAGATAACAGCGATTTTTCAAAACCGGTCCTTCGGCGCAGGCTTTTGGATATGGCGGAAAGCCTTCAGCTCCTGGCCATCTCCTGCAAAGAGGTCTCTCTAACCACGCTCTCCGCCCTGGATGCCGGCTCCGTTCAAAGGCTGTACGGACAGCTGAAGGAGAACAGGGATTGGCGGCGCGGCGAGACCCTATCCTATTACATACTGGATTTGATCGCAAAATGCGCTCCCCACCGGGCCATCCGGACCGTCTATTCGGAACTGCTGCGCCAGTTCTTCTGGGGCTATGCGTTCCGTGGGATGAAAGGGAGTCAGGAAACCATCAACCAAGTCTACGACCCCTATCTTGATGACCTGATCCAGGCTCTGGAGAACATGGATTTTCCACAGTTCTCGGCCCATCTGGAACGGCTTGCCCTCTATGAACTTCGCACAACTGTTGAGTTCCTGTGGCAGCTCAATATTCCCGGGGCGGAGAAGCTTCTGATCCCGGATGTAAGTGAAAGTTGAATTGGATGTGGAAATCGGCGGAGCGCCGCTCAGAAGGCAGGAGATGCATTATCTCCCGCCTTCTGATTTTCATTGGCTCTCTCATGGAGGCACTCACTTTTCGGGCCCCTGCAGCCGCTTATAGTCCGTGATATCGACGCAGTTTATCAGATACGCGTCGCTGTCGACCCATTTCATGGGGGAAAACTGCACCCTGGTCCAGACATCGTACTGGGGGTTGTAGACCTCCGTGGCTCCGGACAGGGGACATGTCCCGCAGGGGGAGTTCCGGCCAAAAAATGCCCGGTGGCACGTCATTCCCACCCTGGCCATGGGATCGAGCCGAAGGGTTTTTTCATTGAGGTACAGCAGCTCATAGGTATCTTTCCGGATGGCGTAGATGTAGGCGTCCTGTTTGTCCAGTATGGTGTTGAGCTGGATCATGATCTGCTGGTTCCGGTCCGCCTCGCGCTTTTTCAGAAGGAATGTTGTAAGCAATTGGGCGACCAGTGATAGTATGCCAATTTCCTCTTTATTCCACATCCTCAGGCCCGTACACTCATCAAACCCGATAAATCCGCGGAATTCCTTTCCGTTGTACAGCGCGCACTGGAGCGTGGAGCACACACCCTGGCTTTCAAAAAGCGCGGCTTGGGCAGGCGTGAGTGAATGGACATCCCGGCAGTAAAAAATGGAGTTGTCCTTAAAGAGCTCCTTATATCCCTTTACATTTTCGTAAGGGTAATTCTGCAAAAATTCCTTTTGGGGCGTGACTCCCTCATTGCACCATTCATAGGTATTGTCGGTATATTTTCCGCCGGCGCTGTTCTCGAACACATAGGCCCGGCTCACATCGAAGCGCCTGCCCACGATTTCAAGGATCGCCTCCACGGCGGTGTCGATGTCATCGGCATCATACAGGATTTGGAACACATAATTGACCAGATTGCCGCCCCGCTCGCCTGTATTCTGGTCAGAGTCGATGGCCGCTCCAAGGGCGGAATAGCCAATGCGGTCCACCGTCCCCATGCTTTTCGCGTCAAAGCGGGCAAACTGGTTCTTTCCCCGGCTTTTTGCCTGGTACAGCGCCAGGTCCGCGCAATGATACAGGGACTGGTAATCGGCGCCGTCCCAGGGATAGATTGCAAGGCCGATGCTGCAGCTCACCGCAACAGGCCGCTTCTCCCCCTGAAAGAGATGACGAAACATCTCAAGAAGCTTCCGCGCCTTGTCCTCGGCAATTTGAGAGGACGGTAGGTCCTTCAGGAGCATGGCGAATTCATCCCCGCCGATCCTTCCGATCACATCGCTCTTGCGCGTCAGCCTTTTCATGCCCGCCGCCAGTTCAGCCAATACCGCGTCGCCAAAGAGATGCCCCTGCCCATCGTTCACCATCTTGAAATTGTCCACGTCGATGATAAACATGGCGCAGATTGTATCCGGCCCGCCGGAGAGGTACAGTTCAGACCTTCTCTCCGTTTCGGCATGGTTATAAAGCCCGGTCAGCGTGTCCAGTTCCGCCCGCCTGCGCAAATCCTCCACCATCCGTTTTTCCTCGTCGATGTCGGATATCGTTCCCACAGCGCGAAGGGGCTTGTTGTCCTCGCTGAACTGGGTGGCTGAGCGAATCCGGCACCAGAGATATTGGTCCTTTGAATTTCGGATACGGACGTCGACGACCGCATTGGACCTCCCCTCTCTGGCCTCTTGCATAAACTCGGCCATGGGATCCACGTCATCCAGGTGGAAATTGCGGAAAATCCTCTCCTTCGGCAGGCGGCTGTCGTAATTCGGCGGATATCCGAACTTATCCAGCCAATTGGGGGAAAACGATATGGTGTCCGCGGAGAGGTCCCATTCAAAAATGATATCCGAGGACTGGCTCATGATGATCTCCAGGTGCTCCAGGGACAACCGCAGCTTTTCCTGCGCGTCCCGCACCTCGGTGAGATCCAGAAAGATGCAGAAAAACCGCTCCTCCTCATCGTTTCCAAACAGCTTTGCGCTGCTGGCGGTCCACTTGTAGCTGCCGTCCCTGCACAGTACCCGGTAACTCAGGGAAAGCCGGTCGCCCTTAATGAGCTGTCTGTCGACTTCTATCAGGAAATTCTGCCGGTCCGACGGGTGGATCATTGTGAGGAACTGGTTCTGAAACTGTTCGGCCATCTCTTCCTTCGTAAATCCGAACATGCCAAGAAACCCCTCGTTGACTCCAACGATGGTAAATCCTCCGTCATTCCTGCACTGCATGACTCCCCCGGGAATGAGATCGAGAAGAGCCTCTCCCTCCGCACTAAGTCCCTTCAACAGTCTTTGCACGTTGAATCCCCTCACAATTCCGCATCCGGACTCTCCGCCCGAATCGCTCTATGCTATCAAGGAATTATCTGATCCATCTTTGCAGCGTCTCCATAAGCCGGTCCAATTCAATGGGCTTTGCCACGTGGTCGTTCATACCGGCGCTGTGGGACTTTCCGACATCCGAGGCAAAGGCGTTTGCCGTCAGGGCAAGGATGGGGACGGTTTTGGCGTCCTTCCGCCTCAGCGCCCGGATTGCCTCGGCAGCCTGAAGCCCATCCATCACCGGCATCTGAATATCCATCAGGATACAGTCGTATGTACCGGGAGCGGAAGATTCAAACTTCTCCACCGAAATCTGGCCGTTCGCAGCCTCTTCGATCAAAAAGCCCTGCATTTTCAGCAGTTCCGCCGCAATTTCCCGGTTGAGCTGGTTGTCCTCCACGATCAGAATCCGTTTGCCCTCCAACCGGAAGGGCGCTTGCTCAGCGGGGAGCGCGGCGGCCTCAGAACGGCCACTCTGGCAGAACTGGTGGAAGGTATGGGCGATCTTGGACTTGAAGAGCGGTTTCGTGATAAAGGCGTCCGCCCCTGCCAGCCGGAACTCCTCCTCGATCTCGGAGCAATCATAGGCCGAAATCACAATGACGGGCACATCCATGCCCAATTCCCTTCGAATTGCCCTGAGTGTTTCCAGCCCATCCATTTCGGGCATCTTCCAGTCCAGAATCACAGAAAAGAAATCTTCTTTCGCCTCGTGGGCATCCACAACGCGGCGCACCGCTTCTTGCCCTGAGAGCACCCAGCTGCCCCGCATGCCTAACTCGTCCAGGATTTCGGCCGCGCTTTCGCAGACAATCCGGTCGTCGTCCACCACCAGCACCGGAAGGCCCGACAGTTCGCTGTCGTTCTCCTCCGCCTCCTCACAAAGGTCAAAGGCGACGGCGACGATAAACTGACTCCCCTCTCCAAGGGTGCTCTTGACCTCAATGGTGCCGTTCATCATGCGCACGATATTCTGGGTGATCGCCATACCCAGTCCAGTCCCCTGTATTTGATTGATTCTGGACTCTTCCGCCCGGGAGAAAGGCTCAAAAATATGAGGGATGAACGCATCGGACATCCCGATCCCGTTGTCGGTGACGATGAACTCATACTGCCCCCTGCCCTTCGCAAAGGACGGCACCTCCCGGACCCGAAGCCCAATAGAACCGCCATCAGGGGTGTATTTGACGGCATTGGAGAGCAGGTTCACCAAAACCTGCTGCAGACGGCTCTGATCCGTCACCACAGTCTCGTGCCGCACATGGTCGGCATTGATCTGCAGCTCCTGATGCTTTTGCGCCGCCAGCGGCCGGAAGACGTCCATGACATCCTCAATCAGTTCCGGCAGAGAGACGTTCGCAGAAATCAGGTCGATTTTCCCGCTTTCAATCTTGGACATGTCCAGCACCTCGTTGATGAGGCTTAAAAGATGCCGGCTGGAAACGTTGATTTTATTCAGGCAGTCCTGTATCTTTTCCGGGGACCGCAAGTTGGCCTGGGCGATGACCGCCATGCCGATGATGGCGTTCATGGGGGTGCGGATGTCGTGGGACATGGAGGAGAGGAAGTTGGTCTTGGCGTCGTTGGCGATCTGGGCCGCCTTGTACGCGTCCTCCAGCGCCTGCCTCTGCCGGGCCTGCTCCGTGCGCTCCGCCGTCACGTCGACGCCCACGCTGTAATAGGAGGGAATCCCGTCCCAGCTGTCCTCACCACTGACATAGCTGTAGGTCATCATCAGAATTTTAACAGTTCCGTCGCGGGTGACGACGCGGCCCTCCACCATTGAGGATTCCCCGGTCTCCCGGGACTGCTCCATGATGCTGGCGGTGCGGTCCATATCATCCTGATGCACATAGGTGCATTGCGAATGAAGTTCCTTTTCAAATTGCTCTTTAGTGTATCCAATCAGCTCCAGAAAGCCTCCGCTGTACCAGAGGACGGTGCGCATATCCCGTCCGTCCACCCGGACCAATCCACCGGGGACACTGCGGATCAGCGCGTCCCGCTCCTGGTCCTTTTTGGCCAGTTTATATTCCGTGCTGTACATATCGTGGGACAGCTCCAGGCGCGCCCGGTGGCCCTCCCAGTTGATGATTCGGTTTTTAATTCGGAACGTCCGCTCAAGGACCGGATTCTGGAACTCCCACTCATAGAAGCTTTCTTCAGTCAATTTATCGTTGGTACAAAAAGGACAGGGAGAGTTCCTTCCCTGGATCACCTCGTAACACTTTTTGCCCACCAGCTTCACCGCCGGTGCGCCCAAAACATCACAGGAATGCTGATTGACATACAGCAGCTCGTAGGTGTCCATATCGCTGATATAGACATTGCCCTCATAGGAGTCCAGCATCCAGTGAAAATAGTGCAGTTTCTGTTGATAAAGCCGCTCCTGCCCCTCTTTTTCAGCCGCCAAACCATCCACGCCCGCCAGTTCCATCCGCAGCACCGGAGTGTCCAGGACAGGGTCATCCGCAATGGTTCCATAGAGCTTTATCCAGGAAAAGCCCCCCTCCCCGGAGGGCAGGCGGAGAATCATCTCAAGGCCGCCGCCATTTCTCTCAGCCTGTAATACGTTCTGTCGGAGCAATATAAACTCGTCGGGAAGCTCCGCATAATATTGCCGCAGGCTGTGAAAGCGGCTGTGGAAGTCTGCCCTGGAATATCCAATGCTGCTGAAAAAGCTGGAATTTCCCCACCGGAAGGTCAGTTCATCGTCCAGCAGGCAGCAGAGCATTCCCGTCTTCAGCATGTCCAGCGCTTCCGGACACCTGACGCTTGTTTTTGCCCCGCTCCACTTTGCCCCGCGCTTGTTTTCCATGATTTAACCGCCCATTCTATAGGATTTATCAAAATTGTTTTTAATCCCCGGATGTTCGAAGAGCTTCTGAAAGCCCTGTATTGTTCACATTCATATATATTTCAAAGTATAGCAAATCCACGTAAAAATAGCAACAGTTTGCTGAAAGATGCGGCATTTTATGAAAAGGTGGTGAGGCGGCTTATCCCTGCTGCCAGCGGCTGGCAGCAGGGATAAGCATCTTGCGGTAGCAAATGTCTTACATGCTATGACTTCCTTTTCCGCAATTGCCGCGAAAGCGTAATAGCAATCTTGTAAAAAATATAAAAGAACCAGAAGATACGAATTGTATCTTCTGGTTCTTTTATTTGTTAAGTGTTCAGTGGCCACCGCCGCTTATTTTGCCCTTTTTCCCTTGATCTCCCTTCCGGAAATCCTTAAAAATGGGACAAAATTACGGACGATTGGACCATTATTCAGCGCACGATAACAGCAAATGTCATCATCCCATTTCAAATCGTCCTTTTGTCCCTTCAAAACAGACCTCAAAAAACGAACGAACAGGATGAGCAAAGAAGAAAAAAAATTGCCCCAGAACTCTAAAAAGGCCAGTGCAGGCCACAAATCGAGAAAAAAAGAGCCCGAGGTAAACGAATTACCTCGGACTCTCTTGAGTCGATTTATGCGGGACATTGTGTCCGTTTCAATGGGGAACGAAACAGCAAATGTTACTTTACTAAAGAAGCGATCTCAGCGGCAAAGTTCTCTTCCTTCTTCTCGATACCCTCGCCGGTTTCAAACCGGACCGCATCCTTGAAGGATACGCCTCCGCCCAGGGCCTTGGCAGCAGAGGCCATATACTTCTCCACACTGGTGGTGTTGTCCTTGACGAACTCCTGCTGCAGCAGGCAGTTCTCAGCATAGAACTTGTTCAGCTTGCCCATGACGATCTTCTCTCTGACCTGCTCAGGCTTGGAAGCCATCTTCGGGTCGTTCTCCATCTGGACCATCATGATCTTCTTTTCCTCATCCAGCACATCCTGGGTGACCTGGGACTTGTCCCAGAAACGGGGATTCAGCGCGGCAATCTGCATAGCGACATCCTTGCCGATCTCGGTGGCGTCGATGCCGCCCTCCACGCTCAGGTTCACCAGCACGCCGATCTTGCCGCCGGCATGGACATAGGGAACGGAGACACCGTCGGCATAGCGGGCAAAGCGACGGACCTTGATGTTTTCACCGATCACAAGGACCATCTCCTGCTGCTGCTGGGTGACGGTCAAGTCGGTGCCCTCATATTTGCACTCCATCAGAGCGTCCAAGTCAGCGGGGTTCTGCTTGGCCACGGTAGCGGCCACACCCTTGACAAACTCCACGAACTTCTCGTTCTTGGCCACAAAGTCGGTCTCGGCGTTAACCTCGACCACAATGCCCACGCCGTCGATCACGGCGGCATAGGACATGCCCTCCGCAGCAATGCGGCCGGCCTTCTTGGCAGAGGCGGCCATACCCTTTTCGCGGAGCCACTCAACTGCCTTCTCAATATCACCCTCGGAAGCAGTCAGGGCCTTTTTGCAGTCCATCATGCCAACGCCGGTCATCTCACGCAGGTTCTTTACATCTGCAGCGGTAAAAGCCATCTTGTATTCCTCCAAAATTTAGTGTAACAGGGAGTTCCTGAAAACTTTACTCAGCCTTTTCGGCGGCAGCCTCAGCGGTCTCCTCGCCCTGCTTGCCCTCAACCACGGCGTTGGCCATGACGGAGGCGATCAGCTTGATGGCGCGGATGGCATCGTCGTTGCCGGGAATCACATAGTCGATCTCATCGGGATCGCAGTTGGTATCCGCAATGGCTACGACGGGAATACCCAACTTATGGGCCTCGGCGATGGCGTTGCGCTCCTTGCGGGTATCCACGATGAACAGCGCGCCGGGCAGCTTTCTCATCTCCTTGACGCCGCCCAGATACTTCTCTAACTTCTCGATCTCGCCCAGATGCTTCATGACTTCCTTCTTGGGCAGCATATCAAAGGTGCCGTCCTCCTGCATGGTCTTGAGCTGATTGAGGCGGTCCACACGGGTGCGCATGGTCTTGAAGTTGGTCATCATGCCGCCCAGCCAGCGGGCGTTGACATAGAACTGACCGCAGCGGGTGGCCTCTTCGCGGATGGCTTCCTGCGCCTGCTTCTTGGTGCCGACGAACAGCAACGTGTCGCCGTTTTCGGAGAGCTGGCGGACAAAGTTATAGGCCTCTTCCAGCTTCTTCACGGTCTTCTGAAGGTCAACGATATAGATGCCGTTGCGCTCCGTGTAAATATAAGGAGCCATCTTGGGGTTCCAGCGGCGGGTCTGATGACCGAAGTGGACGCCTGCTTCCAGCAGGGCTTTCATGGATACGACGTTTGCCATTTGAGTGTTCCTCCAATATCAATTTAGTTTTACCTCCAGCCCCTTCATCCTCCCTGCCAACCAATTTGGCACAGACAGAGAGTCGGAGGCTGTGCGGAATGCTGAAATATAATACCATAGTATACCCGGATTTGCAAGGACTTTTTCAAAAAACACCCAGAAAAAAGCTCAGAAAACCGGGGAAATCCACCGGCTTTCCGAGCTTTTTGTCAAAAGCGTCTTCTCCTCTTCCGCTCCATGGACGGATCGCGGCGCTGGAAGGGCTTGTCGATCAGGATGATGTCGTCCCCAATCCTCTGGATACAGTCCCAGGGGATATAGTACTCCTCTCCCCTTCCGAACAGTCCGAAGAACCGGCAGGGCCCGTAGACCACAATCGCCACCACCTGTCCCTCCGGCACCTTGACATCCACGTCCGCCACACAGCCAAGACGGCAGCCGTCACAGATATTGATGACTTCTTTGCACCGCAAATCACGAATCCTGCACTGCATCTTCTCTCACCTCAGTTCTGATCCTATGCGCGGATGCGGATGTCCTATGCCGTATAATTCCACGCCGCCAAGGCAATACTGAAGCGTACAGTTTAGAGATTGCGGGAGGCGCTTTGATGCAGGGTAAAGTCGAAATCTGCGGCGTCAACACTTCCAAGCTGAAGGTGTTGAAAAATGATGAGACCATGGAGCTTTTACGGCGTACCAAGCAGGGAGACAAAGCGGCCCGGGAGGAGCTGATCGCAGGCAACCTCCGACTCGTCCTGTCCGTGATTCAGAAATTTCTGAGCCGGGGCGAAAATGTGGATGATCTGTTTCAGGTGGGATGTGTGGGGCTCATTAAAGCCATCGACAATTTTGATATCACACAGCCCGTCCGCTTCTCCACCTACGGCGTTCCCATGATCATCGGAGAAATCCGCCGGTATCTCAGGGACAACAGCGCCATCCGGGTGTCCCGCAGCATGCGGGACACCGCCTACCGGGTCCTTCAGGCAAAGGACAAGCTGATTGCCCAGACACAGAAAGAGCCTACTGTGGAGCAGATCGCCAAAGAGTTGGGCATCCCTCGGGAAGAGGTGGTCTTTGCCATGGACGCCATCGTGGACCCGGTCTCCCTCTATGAGCCAATCTACTCCGACGGAGGAGACACCATCTGCGTCATGGACCAGGTCAGCGACACCCGGAACACGGACGAGTCCTGGATTGAACAGATTGCGCTGAAGGAGGCCATGAAGCAGTTGGGTGAGCGGGAAAAGCACATCCTCTCCCTCCGCTTTTATGAAGGGAAAACCCAGATGGAGGTCTCCAGCGAGGTGGGTATTTCCCAGGCCCAGGTTTCGAGGCTGGAAAAAAACGCCATCAACACCATTAAAAAAAGCCTTTGAAGCGGCCGGCCGGTATTGTTGCCGGCCGGCTTTTTCCATCCTTTCATGGTCGGTCCAGATAAGCCTTCATCTCATCCATGCGCCGCAGGGCGCTCTCCCTGCCGATCTCATAAAGAGCCTTCAGCTTCTCCGTATCCCGCTCCACCCGGGACACCATCACCGGGTCTCTTGGCCGGATGACGAAAACCCTTCCGGCGCGCTCCAGCCGATTGATCTTCACCTGGAGCTCATTGTAGTGAACCGGCACCTGGTTCAGCCGCCAGAGCAGCATGGGGTAGTCCCGGTACATCCGCTCATAGGCCATCCTGGCTGCCCGCCGCACCGGCCTTTTCCGGTATCCCTTCTGCCGGGTCAGCACAAGGACGATTTTTTCGTACCCCTCCTGAAGCGCCCACTCCACCGGGATGGGCATGGCAACGCCGCCGTCCAGGCAGCGCTTTCCATCCACCTCCACGATTGGGGCCAGCAGCGGCAGGCTGGCGGAGGCGCGGGCGGCCAGCAGGATGTCCTCACTGACGCCCTTTTCATGGACCGCCATCTCCCCTGTCCGCACATCGGTGGAGACAGCCGCAAAGCGCTGCGCGGACTCTTCAAAGGCCTTTCGGTCCAGGGGCACCAACGTGTCCGACACTTCGCCGAACAAAAAGTCAAAGTTGAAGACCGAATGCCGCCTGACCAGGTTGCCCAGCCCCATATAGCGCTTATCGTTGGCAAATTCCAGGTTGATCTTTGCCGTGCGGCCGATCTGCCCGGACAGGTAATTGATCCCGCACAAAGCGCCGGCGGAAACTCCGGCCACACAAGGGAAGAGAATCCCCTTCTCCATAAACACGTCAAGGACGCCCGCGGTAAACTGGCAGCGCAGGGAGCCTCCCTCCAAAATCAATGCTGAATTTTCGTTCAAACCGTCTCTCCTTGGTATGGAATCATCCGTAATTTCCTGAACCGCAGCCGATTCACAGGAAACGATCAGGCAGGCGTGCATGCACGCCTGCCTGCATGTTATTTCTTAAAGCTGTCCTTTAAGGACACACTGCGGTTGAAGACCAGGCGGCCGGGCTCAGAGTCCTTGTTGTCCAGGCAGAAATAGCCCTGACGCATAAACTGAAAGCTGGCCGGTACAGCCGCCTCCGCCATATTGGCCTCCACCTTGCAGCCCTGAAGCACCTCCAAAGACTGGGGATTGATATAGTCCAGGAAGTTCTTGTCCGCCCCGTCGGGGTCGGGGTCGGTGAAAAGGTTGTCGTAGAGGCGCACCTCCGCATCCAGGGCGGTGGCCGCGTCCACCCAGTGGACGGTGGCGCCTTTCACCTTGCGCCCATCGGCGGGGTCTCCGCCGCGGCTGTCGGGATCGTACTCGCAGAGCACCTCGGTTACATTGCCGTTCTCATCCTTGACGCAGCCCGTGCAGGTGACCAGATACGCGCCCTTCAGCCGCACCTCGTTGCCAGGATAGAGGCGCTTGTACTTGGGCACCGGCGTCTCAAGGAAGTCGTCGGCCTCAATAAAGAGGTTGCGGGAGAAGGTAATCTCCCGGGTCCCGGCGGATTCGTCCACCGGGTTATTCTCCACCGCAAAGGTCTCGGACCGGCCTTCGGGGTAGTTGACCACGGTCAGGCGGATGGGCCGCAGCACCGCCATGGTGCGCTTTGCGGTCTCGTTCAGATCCTCCCGCAGGCAGTGATCCAAAAATGCGTACTCCACCGTGGAGTCGGCTTTGGCGACGCCGATGCGCTCGCAGAAGTTCCGGATGGAGCGGGGCGTATAGCCACGGCGGCGCAATCCGCACAGCGTGGGCATGCGGGGGTCGTCCCAGCCGCTGACGTAGCCCTCCTCCACCAGCAGGCGCAGCTTGCGCTTGCTCATGACCGTGTGGTTGATCCCCAGACGGGCAAACTCGATCTGCCGGGGATGGGAGGGCACGTCGGTGTGCTCGATCACCCAGTTATAGAGCGGCCTGTGGGCCTCATACTCCAAAGAGCACAGGGAGTGGGTGATCCCCTCCAGCGCGTCCTGGATGGGATGGGCAAAATCATACATGGGGAAAATGCACCATTTGGTGCCCTGGCGGTGGTGTTCAATATAGCGGATGCGGTAGAGCACCGGGTCGCGCATGTTGAAGTTGCCGGAGGCAAGGTCGATCTTTGCCCGCAGCGTCTTGGACCCCTCTGGAAACTCCCCGTTTTTCATCCTTTCAAAAAGGTCAAGGCTCTCCTCAATGGGGCGGTCCCGGTAGGGAGACTGGGCGCTCACGCCGATGTCACCCCGCATGGCCTTGAACTCCTCGGGGGAGAGTTCACACACATAGGCCAGTCCCTTTTTAATCAGGCCCACAGCCAGCTCATAGGTCTTTTCAAAGTAATCCGAGCCGTAGAACATGCGGTTGCCCCAGTCAAAGCCCAGCCAGTGGATATCCTCCTGAATGGCCTCCACATACTCGTTGTCCTCTTTGGCGGGGTTGGTGTCGTCAAAGCGCAGGTTGCACATGCCGCCGAACTTTTCGGCCATGCCGAAATCGATGGTCAGCGCCTTGCAGTGCCCGATGTGCAGATAGCCGTTGGGCTCCGGCGGGAAGCGGGTGTGAACCGTCATGCCTTGGAACTGGCCGCCCTCCGCAATATCCTCTTCAATAAAAGCCTGAATAAAGTTCTTGCTTTCCGGCGCGTCTGTCATTTTGATTTCCTCGGCCATGTCTTGTTCATCCTTTCTCCATTTCTGCGGTAAAACATAAAGTTTATTATACAGACACCAGCCTCAAAAATCAAGGAAAAAGCGGATTTGCGATTTACAGCCATTTACAGCCAATCCTCCACCACGTCCCACAGCGTGGCCGGCGTAACGGCACCCGCCTGGAGCAGCGAGAGCAGCTCTTCAATCCTGCTTTGGGATGCGGTGATATTTCCGATGGCGGCACAGTCTCCGCCCTCCCACTCGATTCTGACGCCATAGTGCTCCGTTTCCCGCTCCGTCTCCTCCACCAGCAGATAGTACTCCAGCTGCGTTCCGTCAAGCGGTATACATCCGATCAGCTGATCGCGCATAAAAAAACGCTCCTTTCTTCCGACCTTTTGTACACTGTATGATACCCTGTATCCACTCAAATTGTACCAGCCCCGTCAAGAGAAACTCTGTCGAAATTTGGCGTTTTTTCTGCAAATTTATTCAGTGAGCGTTTAAAGCCCATGCGGACGCAAAAATTCCTCCCGGCTCATCAGCAGGTTCAGCGCCTCCAGTAAGCCGTTGGTTGTCAGATGTTCCGGCAGCTCCAGCCGCCTCAAGAGCTCCAGCCGTTTTTCCCGGCTGTCCGGCCCGCCCGTAAGGCCCGCCGCATAGAGGTCTGCCTTGGTGATCGGCGGCCCTTTCGGCTCCTCCCCGCCCTCTTCAAAGGTGGCTCCGGAGCGGCGCAGGGCGTCCAACAGCACCTGAGGCGCCATGCCCTCTACGCCAAGCTTGCCCTCTTTTCCGCCCCGGCGCTTGCGGCGCTCCTTACCGGGGACATCCGGGATGTAGGCCTGCTTCACCCGGTCC
This window of the Dysosmobacter acutus genome carries:
- the tsf gene encoding translation elongation factor Ts, translating into MAFTAADVKNLREMTGVGMMDCKKALTASEGDIEKAVEWLREKGMAASAKKAGRIAAEGMSYAAVIDGVGIVVEVNAETDFVAKNEKFVEFVKGVAATVAKQNPADLDALMECKYEGTDLTVTQQQQEMVLVIGENIKVRRFARYADGVSVPYVHAGGKIGVLVNLSVEGGIDATEIGKDVAMQIAALNPRFWDKSQVTQDVLDEEKKIMMVQMENDPKMASKPEQVREKIVMGKLNKFYAENCLLQQEFVKDNTTSVEKYMASAAKALGGGVSFKDAVRFETGEGIEKKEENFAAEIASLVK
- the rpsB gene encoding 30S ribosomal protein S2 — encoded protein: MANVVSMKALLEAGVHFGHQTRRWNPKMAPYIYTERNGIYIVDLQKTVKKLEEAYNFVRQLSENGDTLLFVGTKKQAQEAIREEATRCGQFYVNARWLGGMMTNFKTMRTRVDRLNQLKTMQEDGTFDMLPKKEVMKHLGEIEKLEKYLGGVKEMRKLPGALFIVDTRKERNAIAEAHKLGIPVVAIADTNCDPDEIDYVIPGNDDAIRAIKLIASVMANAVVEGKQGEETAEAAAEKAE
- a CDS encoding YlmC/YmxH family sporulation protein; translation: MQCRIRDLRCKEVINICDGCRLGCVADVDVKVPEGQVVAIVVYGPCRFFGLFGRGEEYYIPWDCIQRIGDDIILIDKPFQRRDPSMERKRRRRF
- the sigG gene encoding RNA polymerase sporulation sigma factor SigG, with amino-acid sequence MQGKVEICGVNTSKLKVLKNDETMELLRRTKQGDKAAREELIAGNLRLVLSVIQKFLSRGENVDDLFQVGCVGLIKAIDNFDITQPVRFSTYGVPMIIGEIRRYLRDNSAIRVSRSMRDTAYRVLQAKDKLIAQTQKEPTVEQIAKELGIPREEVVFAMDAIVDPVSLYEPIYSDGGDTICVMDQVSDTRNTDESWIEQIALKEAMKQLGEREKHILSLRFYEGKTQMEVSSEVGISQAQVSRLEKNAINTIKKSL
- a CDS encoding patatin-like phospholipase family protein — translated: MNENSALILEGGSLRCQFTAGVLDVFMEKGILFPCVAGVSAGALCGINYLSGQIGRTAKINLEFANDKRYMGLGNLVRRHSVFNFDFLFGEVSDTLVPLDRKAFEESAQRFAAVSTDVRTGEMAVHEKGVSEDILLAARASASLPLLAPIVEVDGKRCLDGGVAMPIPVEWALQEGYEKIVLVLTRQKGYRKRPVRRAARMAYERMYRDYPMLLWRLNQVPVHYNELQVKINRLERAGRVFVIRPRDPVMVSRVERDTEKLKALYEIGRESALRRMDEMKAYLDRP
- a CDS encoding glutamine--tRNA ligase/YqeY domain fusion protein, which produces MAEEIKMTDAPESKNFIQAFIEEDIAEGGQFQGMTVHTRFPPEPNGYLHIGHCKALTIDFGMAEKFGGMCNLRFDDTNPAKEDNEYVEAIQEDIHWLGFDWGNRMFYGSDYFEKTYELAVGLIKKGLAYVCELSPEEFKAMRGDIGVSAQSPYRDRPIEESLDLFERMKNGEFPEGSKTLRAKIDLASGNFNMRDPVLYRIRYIEHHRQGTKWCIFPMYDFAHPIQDALEGITHSLCSLEYEAHRPLYNWVIEHTDVPSHPRQIEFARLGINHTVMSKRKLRLLVEEGYVSGWDDPRMPTLCGLRRRGYTPRSIRNFCERIGVAKADSTVEYAFLDHCLREDLNETAKRTMAVLRPIRLTVVNYPEGRSETFAVENNPVDESAGTREITFSRNLFIEADDFLETPVPKYKRLYPGNEVRLKGAYLVTCTGCVKDENGNVTEVLCEYDPDSRGGDPADGRKVKGATVHWVDAATALDAEVRLYDNLFTDPDPDGADKNFLDYINPQSLEVLQGCKVEANMAEAAVPASFQFMRQGYFCLDNKDSEPGRLVFNRSVSLKDSFKK
- a CDS encoding DUF6514 family protein, which encodes MRDQLIGCIPLDGTQLEYYLLVEETERETEHYGVRIEWEGGDCAAIGNITASQSRIEELLSLLQAGAVTPATLWDVVEDWL